A window of Pedobacter lusitanus contains these coding sequences:
- a CDS encoding copper homeostasis protein CutC, which yields MIEMEVCANSVSSALEAQQGGAKRVELCASLTEGGTTPSYAEIKLARQLLHIEVFPIIRPRGGDFLYTDLEFELMKEDIKICKELGCDGIVTGILTADGQVDKKRCAELIALAKPMQVAFHRAFDMVADMEEALEDLISLGIVRVLTSGGKTSAADGAARLAALIIQADERIAIMPGAGVNTANIGQLISQTGAKVFHASARKNHSSKMLFRNKELNMGNEADEYSSALTDAELVKKLLELANSAE from the coding sequence ATGATTGAAATGGAAGTTTGCGCCAACTCTGTAAGTTCCGCACTGGAAGCTCAGCAGGGAGGTGCAAAACGGGTAGAATTGTGTGCAAGTCTGACAGAGGGAGGAACTACCCCGAGTTATGCAGAAATTAAACTGGCCAGACAACTGCTCCATATTGAAGTCTTTCCTATTATCAGACCCAGAGGTGGAGATTTCCTTTATACAGATCTGGAATTTGAGCTGATGAAGGAAGATATAAAAATCTGTAAAGAACTAGGTTGTGACGGGATTGTAACAGGTATACTGACCGCAGATGGTCAGGTAGACAAAAAACGCTGCGCCGAACTCATAGCACTGGCAAAGCCTATGCAGGTTGCTTTCCACCGGGCTTTTGACATGGTAGCAGATATGGAAGAAGCGCTCGAAGACCTTATTTCGCTCGGTATAGTACGTGTCCTGACTTCCGGAGGTAAAACCAGTGCGGCAGATGGCGCAGCCAGACTTGCAGCACTGATTATTCAGGCAGACGAACGTATTGCTATCATGCCCGGTGCCGGCGTCAATACTGCTAATATCGGCCAGCTGATCAGCCAGACTGGTGCAAAAGTATTCCATGCATCCGCCAGGAAAAATCACAGCAGTAAAATGCTGTTCAGAAATAAGGAATTAAACATGGGGAATGAAGCAGATGAATATAGTTCTGCACTTACAGATGCAGAACTGGTCAAAAAATTACTTGAACTGGCAAACAGTGCGGAATAA
- a CDS encoding N(4)-(beta-N-acetylglucosaminyl)-L-asparaginase, with amino-acid sequence MFDRRKFIKCSALSASLLAIDKSGMANILPSSSTKTPGKPIVISTWDFGIAANHAAWGVLSTGGRSLDAVEKGVQVPEADPKNQSVGYGGLPDRDGKVTLDACIMDDLGNCGSVAALEHIMHPISVARLVMEKTPHVMLAGDGALQFALENGFKKINLLTPESEKAWKEWLKTAKYEPIMNIENKLYDKAAPTRLPGNQYNHDTIGMLALDASGNLSGACTTSGMAFKLHGRVGDSPIIGAGLYVDNEIGGATSTGVGEEVIRNVGSFLVVELMRQGYPPEEACKEAVMRIIKKKPAKAKEIQVGFLALNKKGQYGAYAIQKGFSYAVCTDENKDLLIPGKSYY; translated from the coding sequence ATGTTTGATCGTAGAAAATTCATTAAATGCTCCGCCTTATCTGCCTCTCTGCTGGCGATTGACAAAAGCGGAATGGCTAATATCCTGCCCTCTTCCAGTACAAAGACCCCAGGAAAACCGATAGTTATTTCCACCTGGGATTTTGGTATTGCAGCTAATCATGCAGCCTGGGGAGTATTATCAACCGGCGGCCGCTCACTTGACGCTGTTGAAAAGGGTGTTCAGGTACCCGAAGCAGACCCGAAAAATCAAAGTGTAGGTTATGGCGGATTACCTGACAGAGATGGAAAAGTTACCCTCGATGCCTGTATTATGGATGATTTGGGCAATTGCGGTTCAGTTGCAGCTCTTGAACACATTATGCACCCTATTTCTGTAGCCAGACTGGTGATGGAAAAAACACCACATGTGATGCTTGCTGGTGACGGAGCATTACAGTTTGCTTTAGAAAATGGTTTTAAGAAAATCAATCTGCTCACACCAGAAAGTGAAAAAGCATGGAAAGAATGGCTTAAAACAGCAAAATATGAGCCGATTATGAATATCGAGAATAAACTATATGATAAAGCCGCTCCAACCAGATTACCTGGTAATCAATATAATCATGATACTATAGGTATGCTGGCACTTGATGCCAGTGGAAATTTATCAGGTGCCTGTACCACAAGCGGCATGGCCTTTAAACTACATGGCCGTGTGGGTGACAGTCCTATTATCGGCGCCGGCTTATACGTAGATAACGAAATCGGAGGAGCTACTTCAACAGGTGTCGGAGAAGAAGTAATCCGTAATGTAGGCAGTTTTCTGGTTGTAGAACTGATGCGTCAGGGTTATCCGCCAGAAGAAGCCTGTAAAGAAGCTGTAATGCGAATCATTAAAAAGAAACCTGCAAAGGCTAAAGAAATTCAGGTAGGATTTTTAGCGCTGAATAAAAAAGGACAATACGGTGCTTATGCTATCCAGAAAGGATTCAGTTATGCTGTTTGTACAGATGAAAACAAAGATCTTTTAATCCCCGGAAAAAGTTATTACTAA